From Pyxicephalus adspersus chromosome 7, UCB_Pads_2.0, whole genome shotgun sequence, a single genomic window includes:
- the LOC140334834 gene encoding nuclear factor 7, brain-like, translated as MASLAQNNDAEKLEVALGGEEADSNPEEAMEEDEEDNAEEGGGEDDDEDFTVQIGATYSCKRQDGTYHDAEIVKTRINKQAGREEFYVRYIGLARRQNEWVDKTRLVLPKPLKEDDAANGNDQDVSENEKTVQKEKNQDEPEPKKSKVEVNEVARSSPVLASGDFAEELTCLLCNELFKDPVMVECGHNFCRNCIDKAWVGQDTFTCPDCKEDITEKGYTTNRALANLVKKTAGSVAALTPAKPVEKEKARPLEKCPEHDERLKLYCKDEGTLSCVICRDSLKHASHNFLPMLDAVGVYRTELSAIVSPLEEALKVTDQLTNQQVEKIGQHKNKLKEYQDHIVSEFDKLHKFLKEREEKLLDQLNEQGESLLKDMETNLVKMQENRDNIQQTIGVAKERMDDTDSISFLTDIKSFIEKCQEQQKQVTSTGNTLLSKELCQGTFKGPLQFALWKQMKSFITPYLTPMLLDPSTAHPNLILSDGLTSVKYGDNNLPLPDNPKRFSQCILVLGSQGFDSGRHYWEVDVGDKTAWDVGMASESSNRKGKIKLNPKNGYWAIWLRNGNAYKALESPSKTLILSSKPKRMGVYVDYEGGQISFFNADDMSAIYTFIATFTEKLYPYLSPFLHESGRNAEPLRLVHD; from the exons ATGGCTTCCCTCGCTCAGAACAATGATGCCGAGAAGCTGGAGGTGGCCCTGGGGGGAGAAGAGGCGGACAGCAACCCCGAGGAGGCCATGGAGGAAGATGAGGAGGACAACGCAgaggagggaggaggagaggacgatGATGAGGACTTTACCGTACAGATCGGGGCCACCTACTCCTGTAAAAGGCAGGACGGCACCTACC ATGACGCCGAGATTGTGAAGACCAGAATAAATAAACAGGCCGGCCGGGAGGAGTTCTACGTCCGATACATTGGTT TGGCTCGCCGTCAAAACGAATGGGTGGACAAAACCCGCCTGGTGCTGCCTAAACCATTGAAGGAGGATGACGCGGCAAATGGAAACGACCAAGACGTCTCTGAAAACGAAAAAACGGTCCAGAAGGAGAAAAACCAAGATGAACCTGAACCGAAG aaaTCCAAGGTGGAGGTGAATGAAGTTGCACGGAGCAGCCCTGTGTTGGCATCTGGGGATTTTGCCGAGGAGCTGACCTGTCTGCTGTGCAATGAGCTCTTCAAGGATCCCGTCATGGTCGAATGCGGTCACAACTTCTGCCGCAACTGCATTGACAAAGCCTGGGTGGGTCAGGATACCTTCACATGCCCCGACTGTAAGGAAGATATAACCGAGAAGGGGTACACCACCAACCGAGCCCTGGCCAACCTAGTTAAGAAGACTGCCGGGTCCGTTGCTGCCCTGACTCCAGCCAAGCCTGTGGAGAAGGAAAAAGCCCGACCTCTGGAGAAATGCCCGGAACATGACGAGAGGCTGAAGCTTTATTGTAAGGATGAGGGAACCCTGAGCTGTGTCATCTGTCGTGATTCCCTGAAACATGCCAGTCACAACTTCCTACCCATGCTGGATGCAGTGGGAGTGTACAGA ACTGAGCTGTCTGCTATAGTGTCCCCATTAGAGGAAGCCCTGAAGGTGACTGACCAGCTGACCAACCAGCAGGTTGAGAAGATTGGACAACACAAA AACAAGCTAAAGGAGTACCAAGACCACATTGTGTCTGAATTCGACAAACTCCACAAATTCCTGAAGGAGCGAGAGGAGAAACTGCTGGATCAGCTTAATGAACAGGGTGAGAGTCTGCTGAAGGATATGGAGACCAACCTGGTGAAGATGCAGGAAAATCGAGACAACATCCAGCAGACCATCGGTGTGGCCAAGGAGAGAATGGACGATACTGACTCCATATCTTTCCTTACT GACATCAAGTCATTCATTGAAAA GTGCCAGGAGCAACAAAAACAGGTCACATCCACTGGAAATACCCTTCTTTCTAAGGAACTGTGCCAGGGCACCTTTAAAGGACCCCTTCAGTTTGCGCTGTGGAAGCAGATGAAATCCTTTATTACTCCAT ATCTTACTCCAATGTTGCTGGACCCCAGCACAGCTCACCCCAATCTGATCCTATCTGATGGGCTGACCAGCGTTAAATATGGTGACAACAACCTACCTCTCCCTGACAATCCCAAGCGATTCAGCCAGTGTATCCTCGTGCTCGGGTCTCAGGGCTTTGATTCCGGCCGCCATTACTGGGAGGTGGATGTGGGAGATAAAACCGCTTGGGATGTCGGCATGGCCAGCGAGTCCAGCAACCGCAAGGGTAAGATCAAGCTGAATCCCAAGAATGGCTACTGGGCCATCTGGCTGAGGAATGGCAATGCGTACAAGGCCCTGGAATCTCCATCCAAGACCTTAATTCTCAGCTCCAAACCGAAGAGGATGGGCGTGTATGTGGATTACGAGGGAGGCCAGATATCCTTCTTCAATGCCGATGACATGTCGGCCATCTACACCTTCATTGCCACCTTCACCGAGAAGCTGTACCCGTACCTATCGCCATTCCTGCACGAATCTGGGCGCAATGCTGAGCCCTTGCGACTTGTTCatgattaa
- the KAT8 gene encoding histone acetyltransferase KAT8, whose amino-acid sequence MLSYWLQNYLCDHQSSEGHLRLLENPCHYQDGRLCTPTKRRLGPGRAMDNSVPDEHKLETVAVGDNQHNALPSQEDGLEQESVKEEEDDEVVSRGDTGGSAGCARDPEVTVEIGETYLCRRADNTWHSAEVIQSRLNEQEGREEFYVHYVGFNRRLDEWVDKNRLALTKTAKDAVQKNTDQYLNELSEQPERKITRNQKRKHDEINHVQKTYAEMDPTTAALEKEHEAITKVKYVDKIHIGNYEIDAWYFSPFPEDYGKQPKLWVCEYCLKYMKFEKTYRYHLGLCQWRQPPGKEIYRKNNISVYEVDGKDHKVYCQNLCLLAKLFLDHKTLYFDVEPFVFYILTEVDRQGAHIVGYFSKEKESPDGNNVACILTLPPYQRRGYGKFLIAFS is encoded by the exons atgctttcctATTGGCTGCAGAACTATCTGTGTGACCACCAATCATCAGAGGGTCACCTCAGACTCCTGGAAAATCCCTGCCACTACCAAGATGGCCGCCTCTGTACACCCACAAAGAGGAGGCTGG GTCCTGGGCGAGCAATGGACAATTCTGTTCCTGACGAACACAAGTTGGAAACCGTGGCGGTCGGCGACAATCAGCACAATGCCCTCCCCTCCCAGGAGGACGGGCTGGAGCAAGAAAGCGttaaagaggaggaagatgacgAGGTTGTGTCCAGAGGTGACACCGGTGGCTCGGCAGGATGTGCCAGAGATCCTGAGGTGACTGTAGAGATCGGGGAGACTTACCTGTGCAGGAGAGCTGACAACACTTGGC ATTCTGCAGAGGTCATCCAATCCCGGCTGAATGAACAGGAAGGACGAGAGGAGTTTTACGTACATTATGTGGGCT TTAACAGGCGTTTGGATGAATGGGTGGACAAGAACCGGTTGGCATTGACCAAGACGGCAAAGGACGCAGTTCAGAAAAACACCGACCAATATCTAAATGAGCTGTCAGAGCAGCCGGAGAGGAAAATCACCAGAAATCAGAAGAGGAAACACGATGAGATTAATCATGTTCAGAAG ACTTATGCCGAAATGGATCCCACCACAGCTGCACTGGAGAAGGAACATGAAGCG aTCACAAAAGTCAAATACGTAGACAAGATCCACATTGGCAACTACGAGATTGACGCTTGGTACTTCTCTCCTTTCCCAGAGGATTATGGGAAGCAACCAAAACTCTGGGTGTGCGAGTACTGCCTGAAATACATGAAATTCGAGAAAACCTATCGCTACCACCTG GGCCTGTGTCAGTGGAGGCAGCCACCAGGGAAGGAAATCTATCGAAAGAATAACATCTCCGTGTATGAGGTGGATGGGAAAGACCACAAGGTGTACTGCCAGAACCTCTGCCTCCTGGCCAAGCTCTTCCTCGATCACAAAACCCTGTACTTTGACGTGGAGCCCTTCGTGTTCTACATCCTGACTGAAGTGGACCGGCAAGGGGCCCACATTGTTGGTTATTTTTCCAAG GAAAAGGAGTCTCCGGATGGTAATAACGTAGCTTGTATCCTAACGCTCCCACCATATCAGAGGCGCGGCTATGGAAAGTTCCTCATCGCTTTCA GTTAG